The DNA region CTGCTTGACACCCGATAGGGACAATAGTGAATACTTACTGTAAGAGGCTACACCCTTTGAAAGCCAAACCTGGTAATGGCTCTGCATGCTGCCACAACACATCTGACCAGTCATTTCTTCTTACAAATCCATTGGGTGATGCAAGGACATCTGACACAGGATAAAAAGCAGTTTCCCCTTCCAACACACCAACCtgacaaaacattttttataaAGGCTCTAAATACTGCACTTCCAGCAGCATGTTGTGCAGCAATGTTAAGATGCCGATGTTCATTTGCCAAAGTAATTACACAAGGTATTCATTAAATCAGCCCCTTTTATTAttgcgcttttttttttttttttttttttatgtaaaagGGCTTATATAAGCCTCCCCCACACTCCCGCAGGTTCACACAAGGTCAAAAAGCTAGCACAGGTCAAGTCATGTGTTTGTGGGCCTAATCAAGACAATGGAGCCCCTTTTTTCAACTAGCACTCTTTGAAAGACATAACTTAGGCTGTTGGACATACGCAAGTTCTTTCCCCAGACAGATAATGCTTACAAACCCTGCAGAGTCCTTTTTATATGCATTTCCTGAATTTACACACTTGAAGGCTTTGAAAGGGACAACTAGGCCATGTTCAGCTTACTCCTGCCCTCTACTGGCCATGCACTACAACAACCCTCAGACAATAAACACATCTTCCGATTTTTAAAGAACCactttatttttcaaaaatatattacatacacatatacaaaaaaacagaacagtcCAGACGAACAAGACCTGTGAAGGAAAACGACACAAATAAGAATCTCATCCAGCTGTGCAAGCAAACTCAAATCATTTAACCTTTAAATCAAATCTCAATTAGTTTGAACAGTAACTTGGCAGCAAAAAGGCAAAGCATTTACCTTAACAGACACCATTCCCTTTCCACTACGAGTCAGAGGAAGCCGCATCCTGTAACGACATTACATTTTGGCTCTAGGTATACAAGACACTATTGTATATTGTAAATATACAAGACGCGTCTTCATTCCTTGTCCAACAAGTCCAGGGGCATCAAACAAAAGGGGATTGAAATCACTTTATATTAACTGAGGCCACTTACCAATGGGACATCATTGATAACTATAACACCTTTGTCCACCTCAATGTCACTCTCTGTATTGTTGTGAGAACGGTACTCATCACTGTCTGTGACTATGCTGCTTGGCTGTGGATAGATGGAAGACCGGTTAAGCCACAAAATGAGAAGCAgagtcccacacacacctagtacggattttttttttttttttttttttaaatccagaAGCCACCTCATAGTCAGGATCCTCTGGATCAGGTTCGTCCTCATCAGCCAGCTCCTGATTAAGGGCCTCCACCCAGGACTGCTGCTCTGAATCTTCATCGTCATCATCCACATCATCCTGCTTCCTCTTGCTGCCCTTTCCACATGGTTTGGTGGGAGAGGTCTGCACCTCTTTAGGATGATTAAACAGTTCAAACGTCCCATTACAATGCAGGGTAAAACAGATAAAAGTAACTTACCCAACTAAAAAGCACTGCACTAGTTTTCCCAAAGAAGTTAATCAACTATGTTTTGTATCTAGTAAAGACAGAGTTAATTAACTAGCTGAATTTCTACCTGGGGAAACCGTTCGGCCGATGCTGGTGCACACCGGGTAGCCCAAAGCACTCTGAACCCTACATGGCAAAATAGCAAGCAGGATGCGAGTTGCCCGCCACAATCGTTTACGGCCTGTGCGGCAAGGACGGGTCGGAGAGTCACCTTCAGCGGGGGCAATAGGCTTCTCTGGAGTGGAGAAACCGAAAAACCACCAGAAACCACGGAAAGCTCGCATCTACAACACATAAAGTGGAATTGCTTGATAAATGTAAACTTTAAAGACCCCCCAATACAAGAAAACATCTGCTCTATTATGAATATCTTAGTTACGTTGTGGCAAAcatttaactaatgtcagtcaGCATGGTTAGGCCTTCCTAGGCCAGGTTACACTGCTAGGCTAGTTTAGCTAAAGTGGTTTCAGCAAACTGCGAAATTACCGTGAATCTGAAGGGCCAGAACTGGGAGATTCGACAGAGTACAGTAGAAACGACACCAACTCTCTTCTGTTCAGATTTATCCTGGGGGGGGGGACAGAGCACATGTTAATCAAGTTTATGGGCACCAGAGTCCCAATCACAAACTTCTCAACTAACTTTTGCTAGCTTGCCGGATGCCTAGCAAGCAATCACATGGTtcaagtaacgttaacgttgaagTTGACAATTTAGCGAACACTAATGGTCAATTGTAAGGTACAACTTCTATCACAACAAAGACTTTAAAAGACACACAATAAACTAATGGCCCGTTGAGCAATTACACAGTATTGGTCGTCGAAAAAAAGAAATGCCTATAAAATAAACCTCAGAAGTTGTCTTCTCTGGCTCGATCACAACGCTGCTCTGCGATGTCATGATGCTGTTGTTCGGATTACTGCGTGGGCAATGACGGCAGTTGCGTGACCACCGATGCAGGTGTTCGCATAAATCCAGTGCCTGACAAAGGTCAACCAATCACATcttctggtaggcctacaatCAATTTGCGGTGATCTCGTTAATTAGCCTAATCAGCTGGCCGAAACTGTTCTGGTTTTATGTTTTGATTAGTCTAGCCTGTTTAGAAATAAATATGTGACATTGTAATTTAGCAACTTGTGTGATTTACCGGCTAAGCCTGTATTTAGCCCTATTTTTTAAGAAAATCTGAATAATAATATTGATGGATGTGCACAAGCCCTTTTTTACGGTTATTTACATTTAGTTTGTTCTCATAGACCGCAGGCTACATATAGCTTCAGTATTTGGTCTGGCATTGTTGATGCTTCCGTTGGAGTATCTCCGTCACATTTACGCACGGCAAGTCTCATTCCTCTTCAGAGAGGCGAGGAGGGGCTTGGGGACCTCTGAATATAAAAGCTCCCCAACAAGCATCTCTTTCACAACACAGACTGTAGGCTAATCACTTTACCATCATTAACAGGAAGCCAGCAACGAACAGATCCGCGAAAATGAGTCGAAGTATGGCAGTGACACGAACTTTCAGTATAGGAAACTGTTCAGGTTCTTCGCGTGCTTCTGATCCTCAGGACATTCAGGGCGCACGTAGACACAGCCTCGTGGGGATGAGGGCGCACATGTGGGCAAACAACAGCTCCCACTCTCTGGGCTGGGAGAGAGTGACAAGCAAGGACAACATTCTCAGCAACTTGGTGACGCCCAGCAGCATCCCACAGTTCACCATTCCACGTCTGGCGGTAGAAGACAACGTGAGGTCCACCGTTAATGATAAAGAGAGAACAGGGATGGAAGAGGATGCTGACATATATTGGGCAGATTTGGATGAAACTGATTTTGTACACATGTCTAAATCTCTGTCCTCTTCATCGTCATCACACTCAGGCTCCACATCCTCAGGGTTTGGATCCTCCCCTGCGGTGAGTCGAAAAGCCTGCAGGAGCATCTCAGACCCAGAAAGCCTGAAGGGGCCATCCGCACAGCGGAGGATCTCCAGAGGAGCCCAGCAGCACTATGACCCGGCCTCGTGtgcagccctctctctccctcacctccccAAAGTCACCACTCCTTACGGCTTCATCACACTCAGTCAGAGCCCCCAGATGGCCAGCGAGGAGGCCCTGCTCTTCCAGGCCGGGCTCAGCCGGCGGTGGGGcaggctggaggaggagagtgccACTCACCAAAGGCACTTCAAGCCAGAGCTGAGGAGAAGCCTCCCACACTGCCAAACCCGGCCTGCCACCAGCACCTCCAGCTACACTCACACTCCTCCAGCACCCGCACCCCACCTGCTGCAAGGGACTGGCAATAAAATGACAGAGGGGAGCATGGCACCGAAGCCACATCACACAGACAACAAAAGCTCAGAGAGCAAACCCAAGTGCAGGCTCTGGGGAGTCCTCCGCAAACACTTTGTCAGCCAGAAAGGGAAGCAGAGACAGGACAATGTATGAGGGAGCACCTCACCGCTCTCATGTCTATAATCATTATGCAGTTAAAGTCGCTCTTGATGTCATGTGGAGCAATGGTTTAGTTTGATGTATGCTATAAATATGACAAAACCTGCTGATCAACAAAAAAAGATTGTGAGGTTGTGGATTGTTGCAATAAAtgaggtaaaataaatatatatttataagaGACATCATGTGTTACTGGATATATGACTGTTCATTCTCTTCATCTTCTCAACTTTATGACCTGACCTGACCAGGTGGTTGTTCCACACTGTTCTGTGGAAATGATAGTCTGTGATTAATTCATCAAATTAATAATGATTAATTCATTATTCAGATTAAATGAATCTGCATGAAAACATCTATGACTGAGCAAGTGATTTTCCTTATTCACTATTAAGAATTATTATGGGTTAAACTAAATATTTAGTCTGCTGGGAGgaggtgcaaaaaaaaaatcacacaacCTGGAAAGTTAACAACCCATGAACCCATAGTCTAGTTTCTAGTTTTGTTAATGTACAGTCTTGACTTTTCCCATCAGCCTATACAGTGGGATAGGCTGCCTATCTCACAGAGTATCTCCTATCTCTTTTGCATCCCATTTGTGTGTGAACTGAGCTCCCCACCGTGGTGCTGATGTTGTGGGAGCTGACGTAGGTTTCCATCTCTGCCTGGGATCTAACCCTGAAGGAGCTCTTCAAGCAGAAAGCTCAATGCCTTAATGACGCTGCACTCAGCAGAGCTAAAGGGCctttatctccctccctcttgccCCTGTCTGCCCCTCATTCTCTCATTTGAATCAGTGCTTTTAAAAGGGTCCCAAAAAAAGCTCTTCTTCCCTCCTTGAGCCTTTCAGCATGCAAAACAGCAAAAAAGTGTTTCCTACCTGACCATAAATTGGGGGATTTTCAgtttcatcatcatcaacatcagtgAATCCCTCCGTCACAATAGACAAGGCAGTTGAATATAATGTTAGCACCAGTAATTCAGCAATGATCAATGTTGTGTGGAAAGTCAATATAGCCTTTGCTCTAttaattttctctttttttggttTTCTGATAGATGCAGATTATTTTATTGATGTTGGTGGAATTTGCAAAACAAAGCCACCATCATTGTTATTCCACTATTTACTCATTTTACAAAACATACTGTGACCACTGGGACATTTATGCATCCTATAAAATTCAgatatttaaatataatataattaaaattcATATATTTTCTCAGAACCACTCATTACTCAGTGAGCACAGCTCTGAGAGGGTTCATGCTGAAAGCTTCTTGTGTCTGCCTCCTCACATCGATTGGCttgcatcatcatcattaccTTAACTGGGATTGTGAATCATAGCAGACAATGGCCCTAAGGCCACTGACTCATTCCTTCCttctgttgttctctctctctctatccctccctctctctatgagGACCCAGGAGCATCGCCACTTCCTTAGGCGCGTAATTACCAGACGGGGACTGTGCACTGCACTGCCCGAGCAGGCAGTATGTGTAGACGAAAGGGATCCCACTATAGCACCACCTCATGCATTTTCATCAAGCTTGGGAGCCATAGCCTCCGAAGGAGAGCGAAGGCCATTATCATGCTGATGAACATCAGCATCTGGAAAGGCCAAAGGTGACGTCACGgcaaagacacacaaagaggATAATGTACTTGTGTGCTACACTACAGTGatttatctgtctgtgtgtgtgatagagtgtgtgggagggaaGGGGTGGAGATAGTAAAGACGAACCAGGTCAGACCTCGAGACCTTTAGGTATGCTGTTTATAGTCTCATGTGATTTTGTGCTcagactttttttctctgttcagaATTTCCAACTTCTGAATTCTGGGGAAAATAGTGGTGGCATCATATCGtgacacacagtcacaacacAGTCAACCTCTATTTTATGTCACAAATCAGTGAACTTCTTTTTTGACTCAACCATGCTGGTAATCTTAAAGATGGGTTCTGTAGCTGTGAGTGAGAAATCTGTTGAGAACAAGGCAGACATTTAAGCTCTTGCCAGACATTACTTCATACTTTTGTCAATTATAACATTTCAGTTTCCTCTTATCATTTTGTTAGAAGCAAGCAAAAATAATATGAGAGTCATTTGAGACCCATTTCAGCCCATTCATTTTACCAAGGTAACTATTTGAACATGCTGTACACATTCTGCAATTCTCTCTCATTCAACCACAGCCAGTGTggtctcacagtcacacacatgcacacatacacacccacacacatacacacccaccacacacacacacacacacacacacacacacacacacacacacacttcccaccaGTTGTCACGCTCTTCCAGTGAAACACATCAGCATGAGACACCACGGCAACATCAACAGACAGGAAGAGATAGCACCAAAAACCACTCCAAACTCACACATGGTTTCCTCTCTGTGACTTGCCAAATGCTTATCTCAAAAACAAAAGGAAGGCACTTCTCTTGAAGTACTACCATGTTCTGTGTTAAAGTAAAGTGTTTGTAGACATAGCATAGCCAAGTCTTCAGGACTTTCTGCTTGAAGGGCCCCAGACAGCAGGCATAGGTAAGGACCTGTGCAGCATGCTAAAATAAGATCAGAGAAGTcccagtttgtgttgttttgtggaaTCCCCTGCTCTGAACTGTTACTTCTTGGGAAATACTACCTAAGCAGAAGCAGGGCATTTGCAGCATGGTGACTAGACTTGCAGAAGTCCCGTCTGATTGCACCCTGTGAAAGCAGGAGAATGATGAGATGTAGTATGCTGTAGTTGCTGTGGGTCTTTGGTTGTTCCTCATTTTGGAGTTGAGGTCAGTGTACAGTGGAGATATGCCCCCACACTCACTCATGCGCTCaggcgcatgcatgcacacacacaaacacatacgcacactcaGAGAGTCGCACACACTCGGGTTCCTGTACAAGACGCAGACTTCGGAAGACCACAAGAGAagattaaagagagagaaagtaaaatCAACTGTAGGAAGGACAGCAGGAACTTGCAGTTGCAGGGGGCAGAGGACACGACCGGCTCAAGTACCGTCGGCGAGCGACAGCCAGCCTACCAATAAGCCAGCCAGTCATCCATCTGTCCATCCCTCCCGCCATGGACTCCTTTTCGAGCGGAGCAGAGGACCTGCCTCCCGCCCTGCCAGCCAAACAACGCAGGTAAGACCTGTCAGAACAAGGTCCTCGCTTCGACCTGCTTTTTCAGCACTGGCACCCAATGCCTGCAGATCTCACCACATCAAAGAGATCGACAGAAGGGCAAGTCCTGAGCTGCAGAGGCTGGCACGAATGTGAGATTGTCCCAGAGAGGCGTCTgaaagtgtttgttttttgccatTTAGATGATAAGGATTCCTTGATTAATCACATCCTTAGGTGTGAGACGAATGTGTATCCACTTGTTCAGTTAGTAGTGTGTTCTCTCTGGAATTGTCAGTAAAGTGAGAGCCTTGAATTCACAGTAGACCTCTTTGAAGCACTGAAAGAgttcatctgtatgtgtgtgtgtgtgtgtgtgtgtgtgtgtttaggagtcTGTACTCTCGAAGCTCCAGCACCAGCTCTGTTGACCGGAAGTCCAGAGCAAGCTCCATGGTCCTCCCCTCTCCGTTGCCTTCTCCTGACTTGACCCCCGGCTCATTCTCTGTCCCCACCTCgccttgctgtgactgcttcgCACCGCAGTGCCCCATACACCACCGCTATGGTGAGTAAAGACGAAACCAGTGCGTATCATGACACAGTAGTAATGTCGTTGATAAGCAATTGAACATGTTATTTTTTCAGAGCAGTCTCTCAGTGTGTTGGCACTGCAAAGTATAACTTTCCAAAAAAGGGATGGCTGTGTTCTTTTGACATGCTTTTTTTTAACGCCTTTGTGGCAAGCACTCCCCTTCCTCCTTTTCCGTGGGAAATGAATCAAGGGAAGTGACACCTGAAACCACACCTTGACAATACTAGCAGGCCAACCACATCGAGACAAGCTTGTTACAAATCACCGCCATACGAATATGGCTACTTAACGCTAGCACACGACACCTGGACTGAGACACATAGGCTATGTGATTGAGGCCAAGACCAGACATGTTCTAGGTCATGTGAAAATAGCTTGTttgtatattttcttttttttttagccactAACACTCTTTTTCTTTTAGCCACTAACTAATATACGATTAGCGATAACAGCGATAGCTTAGGACTACTTGAAGAAACTCAAATGTTGTAAGAAAGATATTGTGATTTCTCAGAAATGATGATTTTGTTCTTATTCTTGTCTTCTTCATTATGTGTGTATCTTTCTTCTACTGTAGAACATTCTGATTGCCACCAGGAGAGATATTTCTCAGAGAATACCCCTCCCCCTGTTCCCAAAAAGAGACTGGCCCGCACCATGTCCCTGCCAGAAGAGTTCCCTGGCTCTTCTTACACCCGTCCCACCCTTCTGCCTCAGTTCAACCCTCTATCCAGGTTGTCCCCTCTCGAGGACGCAGTGTTTGACCCAGGCTGCAGTGCCGAAGAGGAGGCTCCTGAGGAACAGCTGGACGTTGCGTCTCCACCCCAACTCCCTCAGCTAGGTTTTGACACTCCAGATGAGCAGCTACCCTGCTTCTTCTCGAACCTTGGCGACCAGGCGCAGGTGTCTGAGAAGCTCCAACAGCGCCTCCTGCTTTTCCTGCGGAGTACTGTGGAAAAAATAGAGAAGGGGGTCGGGATAGCGGATGCCAGCCTGGGGCAGATCCAGCCCCAGGACCTCTTGCTGTGCCAGGATGACCTGTTCTTGCATGCCCAGGACGGCGTATGGCACTACAGAGTGAGATGCCCCAATCTGCATGAACAGGAGTTTGATATCAAGGTGAGTAGACCAGATTTCAATTGAAGTTTTGACATGGGACATTGCTAATTTGTGCACATAATATGTCAGAAATAGCTTATTGTCTCATACAGTCACAGCTTAAAGGCAAATGTGACACTATATACATAGACCATAACACTTCAGTTACTTCCTCTGCGTGTGAGCATTTTGAGGCGTTTTGCTAGTTCTATCTGAGATCAAGTTGGCAAGCTTTACAGCTCTGCAGAGGTAATAACAGTAAGCTGTGATGCTTATCATTTGGAAAGAGATTCTCATGCTTTAGATGAAAACCACACGCAAGCACACTCTCCCATATAAGGAAGGCCTCTGACTACACTATCTGTCATACAAAGCCACTTCCTGCAAGCTGGCAACAGGTGTTGAGAAATCTAACTGTCACTCTGCAAACACATTAATACAGTCACAAGCTACATTTCCAACACCACCACAGTGCATGTTATCATTTGAAAATCATAAGAAAAAATGACCAGAAACTACA from Alosa alosa isolate M-15738 ecotype Scorff River chromosome 9, AALO_Geno_1.1, whole genome shotgun sequence includes:
- the org gene encoding oogenesis-related, giving the protein MTSQSSVVIEPEKTTSEDKSEQKRVGVVSTVLCRISQFWPFRFTMRAFRGFWWFFGFSTPEKPIAPAEGDSPTRPCRTGRKRLWRATRILLAILPCRVQSALGYPVCTSIGRTVSPEVQTSPTKPCGKGSKRKQDDVDDDDEDSEQQSWVEALNQELADEDEPDPEDPDYEPSSIVTDSDEYRSHNNTESDIEVDKGVIVINDVPLDAASSDS